A single genomic interval of Cucumis sativus cultivar 9930 chromosome 5, Cucumber_9930_V3, whole genome shotgun sequence harbors:
- the LOC101205876 gene encoding uncharacterized protein LOC101205876 isoform X2: protein MEFFTFFKSVKLRSHLRKYLSAADDHQTVRQTSHTSATGTIWAIEFVEGKTDSIRLRSRHGNYLSATDLTFLLGATGRKVICQTKHAAAWSSLEWEPVRDGDQVKLMSWCGSYLRGNGVMPPWRNSVTHDEPRFSSTKGWILWDVEPVVEIPKYCLFMSRRSISALSCSSKDSVSGKCSPSTPKSVRRSSTLQIKSFSDNNLRSNSDFFHNVKTVRLRSHHNKYLVADDDQDSVNQERSGSSKSAHWSVEFPFSKRSNFTIRLKSCYGKYLTASNQPFLLGMTGRKVLQTLPRRLDSSIEWEPVREGAQVKFKTCNGNFLRANGGLPSWRDSVTHDNPSQTAIQDWILWDIDVVEIQVQFLSHRAPTIENVDSLDFNPSSPPSASGKWAHYSRLEYTNSTVSLPPKSEGRTIYYHVADESGDVDKDIMEGSSFTFKGNGVEELTRKLKEEIGFEGIIVCTRNPLNGNLYPLRLQLPPNNAIMHVVAVLESSKLGKDLAKQCLS from the exons ATGGAGTTCTTCACCTTCTTCAAATCCGTCAAACTCCGAAGCCACCTCCGCAAATACTTATCCGCCGCCGACGACCACCAAACCGTCCGCCAAACCTCCCACACCTCCGCCACCGGAACCATTTGGGCTATCGAATTCGTCGAAGGAAAAACCGATTCCATCCGCCTCCGGAGCCGCCATGGAAACTACCTCTCCGCCACTGACCTCACCTTTCTTCTCGGCGCCACCGGGAGGAAGGTAATTTGCCAAACTAAGCACGCCGCGGCCTGGAGTTCTCTGGAGTGGGAGCCTGTACGCGACGGCGATCAGGTGAAATTGATGAGTTGGTGCGGCAGTTATTTGAGAGGCAACGGCGTTATGCCCCCATGGAGGAACTCTGTTACTCATGATGAACCGCGATTCTCTTCCACTAAGGGATGGATTCTGTGGGACGTTGAACCTGTTGTTGAAATTCCTAAGTATTGTCTGTTCATGAGTCGAAGGTCTATTTCTGCCCTTTCTTGTTCTTCTAAGGATTCCGTCTCCGGGAAATGCTCTCCGTCCACCCCCAAATCGGTACGCCGATCCTCTACGTTACAG ATCAAATCTTTCTCCGATAACAACCTGCGATCTAACTCAGATTTCTTCCACAACGTCAAGACTGTCCGCCTCCGCAGCCATCACAACAAGTACCTTGTTGCTGATGACGATCAGGACTCAGTCAACCAAGAACGTAGCGGGTCTTCCAAAAGTGCTCATTGGTCCGTTGAGTTTCCATTCAGCAAAAGGTCTAACTTTACCATCCGTCTCAAAAGCTGCTATGGCAAGTACCTGACTGCCAGCAATCAACCTTTCTTGCTTGGAATGACCGGCCGAAAAGTGCTTCAGACCCTTCCTCGACGGCTAGATTCATCCATTGAGTGGGAACCCGTTAGAGAAGGGGCGCAGGTCAAGTTCAAGACCTGTAATGGTAACTTCTTAAGAGCAAATGGGGGTCTACCGTCGTGGCGTGATTCGGTCACTCATGATAATCCGAGTCAAACCGCCATCCAAGATTGGATCCTCTGGGACATTGATGTTGTTGAGATTCAGGTTCAGTTCTTGAGTCATAGAGCTCCCACAATTGAGAATGTGGATTCTCTAGATTTCAATCCCAGCTCACCCCCTTCTGCCTCTGGAAAATGGGCCCATTACTCCAGACTTGAG TATACTAATTCGACCGTTAGTTTACCTCCCAAATCTGAAGGAAGGACCATTTACTATCATGTGGCTGATGAAAGTGGAGATGTAGATAAAGATATAATGGAGGGTTCTTCTTTTACATTCAAAGGAAATGGGGTGGAGGAGCTGACTCGCAAATTGAAGGAAGAAATAGGATTTGAAGGTATCATTGTGTGTACTCGCAATCCATTGAATGGGAATCTTTATCCTCTTCGCCTGCAACTTCCTCCCAACAACGCAATCATGCATGTGGTTGCCGTTCTTGAATCATCCAAAT tGGGAAAGGACCTTGCAAAACAATGTTTATCATAA
- the LOC101205876 gene encoding uncharacterized protein LOC101205876 isoform X1: protein MEFFTFFKSVKLRSHLRKYLSAADDHQTVRQTSHTSATGTIWAIEFVEGKTDSIRLRSRHGNYLSATDLTFLLGATGRKVICQTKHAAAWSSLEWEPVRDGDQVKLMSWCGSYLRGNGVMPPWRNSVTHDEPRFSSTKGWILWDVEPVVEIPKYCLFMSRRSISALSCSSKDSVSGKCSPSTPKSVRRSSTLQIKSFSDNNLRSNSDFFHNVKTVRLRSHHNKYLVADDDQDSVNQERSGSSKSAHWSVEFPFSKRSNFTIRLKSCYGKYLTASNQPFLLGMTGRKVLQTLPRRLDSSIEWEPVREGAQVKFKTCNGNFLRANGGLPSWRDSVTHDNPSQTAIQDWILWDIDVVEIQVQFLSHRAPTIENVDSLDFNPSSPPSASGKWAHYSRLEYTNSTVSLPPKSEGRTIYYHVADESGDVDKDIMEGSSFTFKGNGVEELTRKLKEEIGFEGIIVCTRNPLNGNLYPLRLQLPPNNAIMHVVAVLESSKCEIFNPFFVELTLLFVLIFFSLTSVFASFVFQWERTLQNNVYHKIPSE, encoded by the exons ATGGAGTTCTTCACCTTCTTCAAATCCGTCAAACTCCGAAGCCACCTCCGCAAATACTTATCCGCCGCCGACGACCACCAAACCGTCCGCCAAACCTCCCACACCTCCGCCACCGGAACCATTTGGGCTATCGAATTCGTCGAAGGAAAAACCGATTCCATCCGCCTCCGGAGCCGCCATGGAAACTACCTCTCCGCCACTGACCTCACCTTTCTTCTCGGCGCCACCGGGAGGAAGGTAATTTGCCAAACTAAGCACGCCGCGGCCTGGAGTTCTCTGGAGTGGGAGCCTGTACGCGACGGCGATCAGGTGAAATTGATGAGTTGGTGCGGCAGTTATTTGAGAGGCAACGGCGTTATGCCCCCATGGAGGAACTCTGTTACTCATGATGAACCGCGATTCTCTTCCACTAAGGGATGGATTCTGTGGGACGTTGAACCTGTTGTTGAAATTCCTAAGTATTGTCTGTTCATGAGTCGAAGGTCTATTTCTGCCCTTTCTTGTTCTTCTAAGGATTCCGTCTCCGGGAAATGCTCTCCGTCCACCCCCAAATCGGTACGCCGATCCTCTACGTTACAG ATCAAATCTTTCTCCGATAACAACCTGCGATCTAACTCAGATTTCTTCCACAACGTCAAGACTGTCCGCCTCCGCAGCCATCACAACAAGTACCTTGTTGCTGATGACGATCAGGACTCAGTCAACCAAGAACGTAGCGGGTCTTCCAAAAGTGCTCATTGGTCCGTTGAGTTTCCATTCAGCAAAAGGTCTAACTTTACCATCCGTCTCAAAAGCTGCTATGGCAAGTACCTGACTGCCAGCAATCAACCTTTCTTGCTTGGAATGACCGGCCGAAAAGTGCTTCAGACCCTTCCTCGACGGCTAGATTCATCCATTGAGTGGGAACCCGTTAGAGAAGGGGCGCAGGTCAAGTTCAAGACCTGTAATGGTAACTTCTTAAGAGCAAATGGGGGTCTACCGTCGTGGCGTGATTCGGTCACTCATGATAATCCGAGTCAAACCGCCATCCAAGATTGGATCCTCTGGGACATTGATGTTGTTGAGATTCAGGTTCAGTTCTTGAGTCATAGAGCTCCCACAATTGAGAATGTGGATTCTCTAGATTTCAATCCCAGCTCACCCCCTTCTGCCTCTGGAAAATGGGCCCATTACTCCAGACTTGAG TATACTAATTCGACCGTTAGTTTACCTCCCAAATCTGAAGGAAGGACCATTTACTATCATGTGGCTGATGAAAGTGGAGATGTAGATAAAGATATAATGGAGGGTTCTTCTTTTACATTCAAAGGAAATGGGGTGGAGGAGCTGACTCGCAAATTGAAGGAAGAAATAGGATTTGAAGGTATCATTGTGTGTACTCGCAATCCATTGAATGGGAATCTTTATCCTCTTCGCCTGCAACTTCCTCCCAACAACGCAATCATGCATGTGGTTGCCGTTCTTGAATCATCCAAATGTGAGATTTTCAACCCCTTTTTTGTTGAACTGAcattgttgtttgttttgatcttcttttccTTAACATCCGTCTTCgcatcttttgtttttcagtGGGAAAGGACCTTGCAAAACAATGTTTATCATAAAATCCCTAGCGAATAA
- the LOC101207466 gene encoding pentatricopeptide repeat-containing protein At1g59720, chloroplastic/mitochondrial produces MLLAIPTNSQSLPIEIKGENSKTHQSRFLHLLTDCTDLSKLKQIHAQAIRNFSTHNSSLFLYSRILHVSSLIDFDYACRVFNQIDNPNSFMWNTLIGACARSLDRKEQAIEIFYRMLEEGSVEPDKHTFPFLLKACAYVFALSEGRQAHAQIFKLGLDLDVYVGNSLIHLYASCGCLSMALKVFEKMPLRSLVSWNVMIDAYVQSGLFENALKLFVEMQNSFEPDGYTMQSIVSACAGIGALSLGMWAHAYVLRKASGAMAGDVLINSSLVDMYSKCGSLRMAQQVFETMPKHDLNSWNSMILALAMHGRGQAALQCFSRLVEMEKFLPNSVTFVGVLSACNHGGMVADGRKYFDMMVNDYKIEPRLEHYGCLVDLLSRSGFIDEALELVANMHIKPDAVIWRSLLDACYKQNAGVELSEEVAFKILQSEKTISSGVYVMLSRVYASARQWNDVGIIRKVMTDMGVTKEPGCSSIEIDGISHEFFAGDTSHPRIKEIYGVIDLIEEKLERRGYSPDCSQATMVDEPDNIKQQSLKLHSERLAIAFGLLNLKPGTPVRIFKNLRVCNDCHQVTKLISEIFNVEIIMRDRNRFHHFKHGMCSCMDFW; encoded by the coding sequence ATGCTTTTAGCAATCCCAACAAATTCACAATCTCTTCCAATTGAAATCAAGGGCGAGAATTCCAAGACCCATCAAAGTCGGTTTCTTCACTTGCTGACTGACTGTACAGATTTGTCAAAGCTCAAACAAATACATGCTCAGGCAATTCGTAACTTCTCGACCCACAattcctctctctttctctacaGCCGAATTCTCCACGTTTCGtctttaattgattttgattatgCCTGCCGtgtttttaatcaaattgatAACCCCAATTCGTTCATGTGGAACACTCTGATCGGAGCCTGTGCACGGAGCTTGGACCGGAAAGAGCAGGCGATTGAAATCTTTTACAGAATGTTAGAAGAAGGTTCAGTTGAACCAGATAAAcatacttttccttttcttcttaaagCTTGTGCTTATGTATTTGCTTTATCTGAAGGGAGGCAGGCCCATGctcaaatttttaaacttgGGTTAGATTTGGATGTTTATGTTGGGAATAGCTTGATTCATTTATATGCTTCTTGTGGATGTTTGAGTATGGCGTTGAAGGTGTTTGAGAAAATGCCTCTTAGAAGTTTGGTGTCGTGGAATGTGATGATTGATGCGTATGTTCAAAGTGGGCTTTTCGAGAATGCTCTCAAGCTATTTGTTGAAATGCAAAACAGCTTTGAGCCTGATGGGTATACAATGCAGAGTATAGTTAGTGCTTGTGCTGGTATTGGAGCTTTATCTCTGGGGATGTGGGCTCATGCTTATGTGTTGAGAAAGGCCAGTGGCGCTATGGCGGGTGATGTTTTGATCAACTCCTCACTAGTGGATATGTACAGCAAGTGTGGTTCTTTAAGAATGGCTCAGCAGGTCTTTGAGACAATGCCCAAGCATGACCTAAATTCATGGAATTCTATGATTCTAGCGCTCGCCATGCATGGACGGGGGCAGGCTGCCTTGCAATGTTTTTCTCGGCTGGTTGAAATGGAGAAGTTTTTGCCTAATTCTGTCACGTTTGTTGGTGTTCTTAGTGCATGTAACCACGGAGGCATGGTTGCTGACGGCCggaaatattttgatatgatGGTTAATGACTACAAGATTGAACCCCGGTTAGAGCACTATGGATGCCTTGTCGATCTTCTATCTCGCTCTGGTTTTATTGATGAAGCTTTGGAGTTAGTGGCAAATATGCATATAAAGCCAGATGCAGTGATTTGGAGGAGTCTTCTTGATGCTTGCTACAAGCAGAATGCTGGTGTTGAGTTGAGCGAAGAAGTGGCATTCAAAATTCTTCAATCTGAAAAAACAATTTCTAGTGGTGTTTATGTGATGTTGTCAAGAGTCTATGCTTCAGCACGCCAGTGGAACGATGTCGGAATCATAAGGAAGGTGATGACCGATATGGGTGTGACAAAAGAGCCGGGCTGCAGTTCGATTGAAATTGATGGTATTAGCCATGAGTTTTTTGCAGGAGACACATCACACCCCAGGATAAAAGAGATCTACGGTGTTATTGATTTGATTGAGGAAAAACTGGAGAGACGTGGTTACTCACCTGACTGTTCACAGGCAACCATGGTAGATGAACCCGATAACATCAAACAACAATCGCTTAAGTTGCATAGTGAGAGACTTGCCATTGCTTTTGGGTTACTAAACTTGAAACCAGGTACGCCAGTGCGTATATTTAAGAATCTTAGAGTATGCAACGACTGCCACCAAGTCACCAAGTTGATTTCTGAAATCTTCAACGTGGAGATTATCATGCGAGATCGTAATAGGTTTCATCATTTTAAGCATGGAATGTGTTCCTGCATGGACTTCTGGTGA
- the LOC105434385 gene encoding uncharacterized protein LOC105434385, with protein sequence MDFFRNAKTVRLRSHHDKYLVADDDQDTVNQDRNGSSKTARWSVEFVSGANSESFIRLKSCYGKYLTASNQPFLLGMTGRKVLQTLPRRLDSSVEWEPVREGSQVKFKTRYGNFLRANGGLPPWRNSVTHDIPNRTATQDWILWDIDVVEIQVSMNHRAPTIDHQDSLDFNPSSPPSTSGKPTHYSRLESTDSTVSVPPKSEGRTIYYHVADESGDVDEDTVEGSSFTFKGNGVEELTRKLKEETGIEGIIVCTRNPLNGNLYPLRLQLPPNNAIMHVVAVPETSKLGKDLGKQRLL encoded by the exons ATGGATTTCTTCCGCAACGCCAAGACCGTCCGCCTCCGCAGCCATCACGACAAGTACCTTGTTGCTGATGACGATCAGGACACCGTCAACCAGGACCGTAACGGATCTTCCAAAACTGCTCGTTGGTCTGTCGAGTTTGTGTCCGGGGCCAACTCTGAGTCTTTCATCCGTCTCAAAAGCTGCTACGGCAAGTACCTGACAGCCAGCAATCAACCCTTCTTGCTCGGAATGACCGGCAGGAAAGTTCTTCAGACCCTTCCTCGACGACTAGATTCGTCCGTCGAGTGGGAACCTGTTAGAGAAGGGTCGCAAGTCAAGTTCAAGACCCGATATGGGAACTTCTTGAGAGCTAATGGGGGTCTACCGCCTTGGCGAAATTCGGTCACCCATGATATTCCGAATCGAACCGCCACACAAGATTGGATCCTGTGGGATATTGATGTTGTTGAGATTCAAGTGTCTATGAATCATAGAGCTCCCACAATTGATCATCAGGATTCTCTAGATTTCAATCCCAGCTCGCCCCCTTCTACCTCTGGCAAACCGACCCACTACTCTAGACTTGAG TCTACTGATTCAACTGTTAGTGTACCTCCCAAATCTGAAGGAAGGACCATTTACTATCATGTAGCTGACGAAAGTGGAGATGTAGATGAAGATACAGTGGAGGGTTCTTCTTTTACATTCAAAGGAAATGGGGTGGAGGAACTGACTCGTAAATTGAAGGAAGAAACAGGAATTGAAGGTATCATTGTGTGTACTCGAAATCCATTGAATGGGAATCTTTATCCCCTTCGCTTGCAACTTCCTCCCAACAATGCAATCATGCATGTAGTTGCTGTTCCTGAGACATCCAAAT tgGGAAAGGACCTTGGCAAACAACGTTTATTATGA
- the LOC101205643 gene encoding dnaJ homolog subfamily B member 1 gives MMGVDYYNVLMVNRNANEDDLKRSYKRLAMKWHPDKNPYNKKEAEAKFKQISEAYDVLSDAKKRQIYDLYGEEALKSADFVPPPNSNPSFSYIPRDADDIFAEFFGGAGSGKSRGFRGEGLFKNGKAEAVKQTNRKAPAIESKLLCSLEELYKGSRRKMRISRTVPDEFGKPKTVDEVLKIDIKPGWKKGTKITFPEKGNQEPGVAPADLIFIIDEKPHPVFERDGNDLVVNQKISLLEALTGKTLNITTLDGRDLPTVTDIVKPGYEVVIQNEGMPISKEPNKKGNLRIKFDIIFPSKLTFEQKSDLRRALGGSD, from the exons ATGATGGGTGTGGACTACTATAATGTGTTGATGGTGAACAGAAATGCAAATGAAGATGACTTGAAGAGGTCGTACAAGAGATTGGCTATGAAATGGCATCCTGATAAGAATCCTTACAACAAGAAAGAGGCGGAGGCTAAGTTCAAGCAGATCTCTGAGGCTTATGATGTGTTAAGCGACGCTAAGAAGCGTCAGATCTACGATCTCTACGGGGAGGAGGCTCTGAAGTCTGCTGATTTTGTTCCTCCGCCTAATTCtaatccttctttttcttatatacCTCGTGACGCCGACGATATTTTTGCCGAGTTTTTCGGCGGAGCTGGGAGTGGTAAGAGCCGAGGGTTTAGAGGAGAGGGTTTGTTTAAGAATGGGAAGGCGGAGGCTGTGAAACAAACGAATAGGAAAGCACCGGCAATTGAGAGCAAGTTACTTTGTAGTTTGGAGGAGCTCTACAAAGGTTCAAGAAGGAAGATGAGGATTTCCCGCACTGTTCCTGATGAATTTGG GAAACCAAAAACTGTTGATGAGGTTTTGAAAATAGATATTAAGCCTGGTTGGAAGAAGGGGACAAAAATCACTTTCCCTGAGAAAGGCAATCAAGAACCTGGTGTTGCTCCTGCTGatcttatatttatcattgatGAGAAGCCCCATCCTGTTTTTGAGAGAGATGGTAATGATTTGGTAGTCAATCAGAAAATATCTCTATTAGAAGCACTCACTGGAAAGACATTGAACATTACAACTTTGGATGGAAGAGATCTCCCTACTGTGACTGATATTGTCAAACCGGGTTACGAAGTAGTGATCCAAAATGAAGGAATGCCCATCTCAAAAGAACCAAACAAGAAGGGGAACCTTAGAATCAAGTTTGATATCATTTTCCCATCAAAGCTTACTTTTGAACAGAAATCTGATCTAAGAAGAGCTTTAGGTGGTTCTGATTAA
- the LOC101205407 gene encoding thioredoxin H-type, translating into MGASFTVPRSKSSNAMIQQKPPTIIECHDKAQWTARFEATKETNKLMVIDFTAAWCGPCRHMEPTIKELAARFKDVEFVKIDVDELMDVAKEYGVEAMPTFILIKNGKVIDKVVGARRDDLQKKIEKHSKY; encoded by the exons atgGGAGCAAGCTTTACGGTCCCACGTTCAAAATCTTCTAATGCAATGATACAACAAAAGCCTCCAACCATTATAGAGTGTCACGACAAAGCTCAATGGACAGCTCGTTTTGAAGCTACAAAGGAAACAAACAAGCTT ATGGTGATTGACTTCACTGCTGCATGGTGTGGACCTTGTCGACACATGGAGCCGACTATCAAGGAATTAGCTGCAAGGTTCAAGGACGTTGAGTTCGTTAAAATCGATGTCGATGAATTAATG GATGTTGCAAAGGAATATGGAGTGGAGGCAATGCCAACATTCATACTGATTAAGAACGGTAAAGTAATCGATAAGGTGGTCGGAGCCAGGAGGGATGACCTGCAGAAGAAGATTGAGAAACATAGTAAATATTGA